One stretch of Numenius arquata chromosome 8, bNumArq3.hap1.1, whole genome shotgun sequence DNA includes these proteins:
- the LOC141467175 gene encoding fatty-acid amide hydrolase 1-like, with product MRVPLPALLCCSAASLLLLLRWRRRRRLWKKVEEARQRQERSLVQMEMAVRRFREQHPSVNMVSILSLPLPELSKKLRDGSLPPDHVFYSYVGKALQIATETNCITEYLQESETQLRKAKLPEKLGLLYGVPVSIKDSIDCEGHDSTLGFIKNLNKPAAEDSVVVQVLRRQGAIPFVKTNVPQSLISYDCKNLIFGQTFNPLLYTRSPGGSSGGEGALVGGGGSILGFGTDVGGSLRFPAAFCGICALKPTGNRLSKKGIISGVLGQKAVVAAVGPMAKDVESLALCMRALLSEDMFNLDSTVPPLPFNEEVYSSTQPLRIGYYETDFFTMPSPAMRRAVREMKQLLEDAGHTLVPFELTNVDYMIFNFCVRGIFADGGASFLKKFKGELEKSSMGLFYWLAKSPSWLKTVLSWIAKPFMPRFSHIIRSMRANTVDEVWSLHQEIEEFCHQFIAQWKKLNLDVMLCPMLGPALGIGYPGKLSVAVSYTMLYNALDFPAGVVPVTMVTDEDEQELKDYKGYFRDWWDRTLAKAFHGSVGLPVAVQCVALPWQEELCLRFMKEVEALALKKNRLF from the exons ATGCGGGTCCCCCTGCccgccctgctctgctgctcggCCGCCAGCTTGCTGCTCCTGCTGCGATGGCGGCGACGAAGGCGGCTCTGGAAGAAGGTGGAGGAGGCTCGGCAGAGGCAGGAGCGGAGCTTGGTGCAGATGGAGATGGCCGTGCGACGCTTTCGGGAGCAG CATCCTTCTGTGAACATGGTCTCcatcctctctctgcctttgccgGAGCTCTCCAAGAAACTGCGGGATGGCTCCCTCCCTCCGGACCATGTCTTCTACTCCTACGTGGGCAAG GCCCTCCAAATCGCCACAGAAACCAACTGCATCACGGAGTATCTGCAGGAAAGCGAGACCCAGCTCCGGAAAGCGAAGCTGCCAGAGAAGCTGGGTTTGCTCTACGGGGTGCCTGTCAGCATCAAAGACTCCATCGACTGCGAG GGCCATGATTCCACGTTAGGGTTTATAAAAAACCTCAATAAACCCGCAGCAGAGGATAGCGTGGTGGTGCAGGTGCTCAGAAGACAGGGGGCAATTCCATTCGTCAAAACCAACGTTCCCCAGTCCCTCATCAG ctATGACTGCAAGAACTTAATCTTTGGTCAGACATTCAACCCTCTGCTCTACACCAGAAGCCCCGGAGGCTCCTCTGGTGGGGAAGGGGCACTTGTAGGAGGAGGTGGGTCCATCCTGGGCTTTGGGACAGATGTAGGAGGGAGCCTGCGTTTCCCCGCTGCCTTCTGTGGGATCTGTGCACTCAAACCCACCGGGAACAGACTCAG taaaaaaggaATCATTTCTGGTGTCCTTGGGCAGAAGGCAG TGGTCGCAGCAGTGGGGCCGATGGCAAAAGACGTGGAGAGCCTGGCGCTGTGCATGCGGGCGCTCCTGTCCGAGGACATGTTCAACCTGGACAGCACAGTGCCCCCCCTTCCCTTCAATGAAGAG GTATATTCCAGCACACAGCCCCTCCGAATAGGCTACTATGAAACCGATTTCTTCACCATGCCAAGCCCTGCCATGAGACGTGCCGTTCGGGAGATGAAGCAGCTGTTGGAGGATGCTGGCCACACG CTGGTGCCCTTTGAACTGACAAATgtggactacatgatctttaacTTCTGTGTCAGGGGAATATTTGCAGATGGGGGTGCCTCCTTTCTCAAGAAATT caaaGGGGAGCTGGAGAAAAGTAGTATGGGGCTGTTCTACTGGTTGGCGAAGTCACCAAGCTGGCTAAAAACTGTCCTCTCCTGGATTGCCAAACCCTTC ATGCCTCGATTTTCACATATCATAAGAAGCATGAGAGCAAA caCAGTGGATGAAGTCTGGAGTCTTCATCAAGAAATTGAG GAATTTTGCCACCAGTTCATCGCCCAGTGGAAGAAGCTGAATCTGGACGTCATGCTTTGTCCCATGCTGGGCCCGGCTCTTGGCATCGGCTACCCTGGGAAGCTCTCAG TGGCAGTCAGCTACACCATGCTCTACAACGCCTTGGACTTCCCTGCCGGCGTGGTCCCCGTCACGATGGTGACTGACGAGGACGAGCAGGAGCTGAAGGACTACAAGGGGTACTTTCGGGACTGGTGGGACCGGACCCTGGCAAAG GCTTTTCATGGTAGCGTGGGGCTGCCCGTGGCCGTGCAGTGTGTGGCCTTGCCgtggcaggaggagctgtgcctCCGGTTCATGAAGGAGGTGGAGGCACTTGCCCTGAAGAAAAACAGGCTCTTCTGA